A single region of the Methylocystis echinoides genome encodes:
- a CDS encoding bifunctional DNA primase/polymerase — MTEFSKVPTYGHCARILRTNGYRPIPVRRGSKKPCLPKWPLLCARDLPSRELEDLARRYADDSVALAGGNIVAVDIDSLDEERVAYLKDLTFRVCGETPLIRVGRAPKCALIYRAATAGIRTRRCGDFEIIADKAYILAFGMHPSTGKPYEWLSASPLTVALTELRAVGDEQIETLIARVKGENGSTYTPLGTAIKSTVVTTATTIMPVRAGAWVTNALGMVTDGRDSYLAHLAWKFAQLTPTDVVAIAQKAWLEFSESADLARNRRDGSCQWSYADAFAKAKYLVASNKVARPSRTSSTESGKETLWTPATKHAFANKIAQAGSYRKLSPSAVRVSNLMLAVVHGSGVCFLSTETIASQTQLAVDTVKKSRRILVEQGFWIRSEAVGGRGIVACYQPNPAVLGRDFSELSRKQSLETEPISSSIILVPDEAKWIELLHPQFSRKRSDSNGA; from the coding sequence ATGACGGAATTCAGCAAGGTTCCCACCTACGGCCATTGCGCGCGAATCCTTCGCACCAATGGCTATCGTCCGATCCCGGTTCGACGCGGATCCAAAAAGCCTTGCCTACCAAAGTGGCCTTTACTTTGCGCTAGGGACTTGCCATCGCGTGAGCTGGAGGATCTTGCTCGCCGTTACGCCGACGACAGTGTCGCCCTCGCCGGCGGCAACATCGTTGCTGTGGACATCGATAGCCTCGATGAAGAGCGCGTCGCCTATCTCAAAGATCTAACCTTCCGCGTCTGCGGGGAAACGCCTCTGATCCGAGTCGGGCGCGCGCCGAAATGCGCTTTAATCTACCGCGCGGCGACCGCAGGGATCAGGACAAGAAGATGCGGCGATTTCGAAATCATCGCCGACAAGGCCTACATTCTCGCCTTTGGCATGCACCCCTCCACGGGGAAGCCCTACGAATGGCTGAGCGCATCGCCGCTGACGGTCGCGTTAACCGAGCTTCGTGCAGTCGGCGACGAGCAGATTGAGACGCTCATCGCCCGCGTCAAAGGCGAAAACGGCTCGACCTACACGCCCCTCGGCACAGCAATAAAATCAACCGTTGTGACGACCGCGACGACGATCATGCCGGTTAGGGCAGGGGCGTGGGTCACCAATGCCCTTGGAATGGTCACCGACGGGCGCGACAGCTACCTGGCGCACCTTGCTTGGAAATTTGCGCAGCTGACCCCAACCGACGTAGTCGCTATCGCACAGAAAGCTTGGTTAGAGTTCAGCGAATCCGCGGACCTGGCTCGCAACCGACGGGACGGAAGCTGCCAATGGTCATACGCGGACGCATTCGCAAAGGCTAAGTATCTTGTCGCTAGCAACAAGGTTGCACGACCTTCTCGGACGTCGTCGACCGAATCCGGAAAAGAAACGCTGTGGACCCCTGCAACTAAACATGCCTTTGCGAATAAAATCGCTCAAGCAGGCTCGTATCGCAAACTTTCACCTTCGGCAGTTCGGGTCTCGAATCTAATGTTGGCCGTCGTCCACGGATCGGGCGTTTGTTTCCTGTCTACGGAGACAATCGCGTCTCAGACGCAGCTCGCGGTCGACACGGTGAAGAAGTCCAGACGAATCCTCGTGGAACAAGGGTTTTGGATTCGGAGTGAAGCTGTCGGCGGGCGCGGCATCGTCGCATGCTACCAGCCCAATCCAGCGGTTCTCGGCCGAGATTTTTCAGAGCTGAGCAGAAAACAATCGCTCGAAACCGAGCCGATATCGTCGAGCATAATCCTCGTACCGGATGAAGCCAAGTGGATTGAGTTACTTCATCCGCAATTCTCGAGGAAAAGATCAGACTCTAACGGAGCGTAA
- a CDS encoding C1 family peptidase produces MIALEEINRAIEKNARGMWVAGNTAAWRRGVQAGDSAKTMFGLRVGDEDRRLRAAAESIFEELTVPAPPRSIDWRTDAGGRVGPVKDQGQCGACVAFATCAAMESLDAIRTHMIIQLSEGHLFHCGGGSCTDGWEFVPALEMAKKGVGRQADLPWDPDGACVAILPSVRITGYKVHVATVARKRAVAVGPVLAGMKVYEDFLAYRTGVYRHVAGQFSGNHAVCVVGYDDDVGCWIVKNSWGLDFGEAGFFRIAYGECGIDSDFAFYSIEVDGCRQD; encoded by the coding sequence ATGATCGCGCTTGAAGAGATAAATCGGGCCATCGAAAAGAACGCACGAGGAATGTGGGTAGCCGGGAACACTGCCGCCTGGAGACGCGGTGTCCAGGCCGGCGATTCAGCAAAAACGATGTTCGGGCTTCGGGTGGGCGACGAGGACCGGCGGTTGCGCGCCGCCGCGGAGTCAATTTTTGAGGAGCTGACTGTCCCGGCTCCGCCGCGGTCCATCGACTGGAGGACTGACGCCGGCGGTCGGGTCGGGCCGGTTAAAGACCAGGGGCAATGTGGAGCTTGCGTTGCCTTCGCAACGTGTGCTGCTATGGAGAGTCTGGATGCGATCCGCACGCACATGATTATACAGCTGTCAGAGGGGCATTTGTTTCATTGCGGAGGGGGTTCTTGCACGGATGGCTGGGAATTCGTTCCAGCGCTCGAGATGGCGAAGAAAGGAGTAGGTCGCCAAGCGGACTTACCGTGGGACCCAGATGGCGCGTGCGTTGCAATCCTCCCGTCTGTGCGCATTACCGGCTATAAGGTTCATGTCGCCACCGTTGCTCGCAAGCGCGCCGTAGCAGTAGGCCCCGTTCTGGCTGGCATGAAGGTGTATGAGGACTTCTTGGCCTACCGCACCGGAGTTTATCGGCATGTCGCGGGGCAATTCAGTGGCAACCATGCCGTTTGCGTCGTTGGCTATGACGATGACGTGGGGTGCTGGATCGTCAAAAACAGCTGGGGATTAGATTTTGGCGAGGCAGGCTTTTTTAGGATCGCCTACGGCGAGTGCGGAATCGACTCGGATTTCGCGTTCTATTCAATAGAGGTGGATGGCTGCCGCCAGGACTGA
- a CDS encoding S8 family peptidase — MDEGRLPMTVRATTDWGVSDAIPGPRRNEVLSAVGYAMKARVNVALDPSTIENFETAAEKYVEYEPDSPRKPHHFNFFEAQPSIGLTTVADLWVSQHPLPELDTEIPWEVWLQPASEPRFRETLEIMGLKARRAIAFADVRVIGLSGTRRVFERLARGASIAQLRPASSLNSNIFQVPSGVQTAAVQAAARRITPAPQHSPAVCLLDTGVKADHPLLRTSIGYRGAVGGGGLDDWDGHGTQMAGIALFENLPEIVAERTPVQLTIGIESLSVQPPPGVVVGANLPAERVRQAVDSVEAAINRTRTFCFAMNAPDEPDDGGPSSLSSEVDELAFDVAGPRLFCVSAGNLTGTAAAGDYAALNETTGILSPAQAWNALTVAACTDLVSVPETHQPVASEGDLCPWSRTAVNWERRHKPPSKPDVVFEGGNQMIDIVSAAIGPHVDLCLLTTSSDSAAPLTLTGQTSAATAAVAGLCAKLQAEYPMLWPETIRGLVIHSCEHTEAMRARATAVARLRGSYQQAILERFGYGRPDRRRAMENAEDALTLITQCSLRPLRLNDDGNRAILGQMRYHTLP, encoded by the coding sequence ATGGACGAAGGTCGCCTCCCCATGACCGTCCGCGCGACTACGGACTGGGGGGTGAGCGATGCGATCCCTGGCCCTCGACGAAATGAGGTGCTTTCGGCGGTAGGTTACGCAATGAAGGCCCGGGTTAACGTCGCGCTGGATCCCTCAACCATCGAGAACTTCGAGACCGCAGCCGAAAAATACGTCGAGTACGAGCCAGACAGCCCCCGGAAGCCCCACCATTTTAATTTCTTTGAAGCACAACCCTCGATCGGCCTAACGACAGTAGCTGACCTATGGGTATCGCAGCATCCCTTGCCAGAGCTGGATACGGAAATTCCTTGGGAAGTGTGGCTCCAGCCAGCCTCCGAGCCACGGTTCCGCGAGACACTCGAGATCATGGGTCTCAAGGCCCGCCGTGCTATCGCCTTTGCGGACGTTCGGGTAATTGGCTTGTCAGGGACACGAAGGGTCTTTGAGCGGCTCGCGCGCGGTGCGTCGATAGCGCAGCTCCGTCCGGCATCGTCGCTTAACAGCAATATCTTTCAGGTACCCTCGGGGGTCCAGACCGCGGCGGTGCAGGCCGCCGCCAGACGAATCACACCGGCACCCCAGCATTCGCCCGCAGTCTGCCTCCTCGATACCGGCGTGAAGGCCGACCATCCTTTGCTGCGCACCTCTATTGGATATCGCGGTGCCGTCGGCGGGGGCGGGCTGGACGACTGGGACGGTCACGGAACACAAATGGCCGGGATAGCTCTCTTCGAGAACTTGCCTGAAATTGTCGCCGAGCGGACGCCGGTTCAACTGACCATCGGGATCGAATCGCTTTCCGTGCAGCCGCCGCCGGGTGTTGTTGTTGGTGCGAACCTCCCAGCGGAGCGGGTACGACAGGCGGTCGATTCGGTTGAAGCGGCAATCAACCGCACACGTACATTTTGCTTTGCTATGAACGCTCCGGACGAGCCAGATGACGGCGGCCCGTCCAGCCTCTCGAGCGAGGTTGATGAACTAGCATTCGATGTCGCGGGCCCGAGGCTTTTTTGCGTTTCGGCGGGCAATCTCACCGGCACTGCTGCAGCAGGTGACTATGCGGCGTTGAACGAGACAACAGGCATCCTCTCACCGGCTCAGGCATGGAATGCATTAACGGTCGCGGCCTGTACGGACCTCGTGTCGGTCCCTGAGACGCATCAACCGGTCGCTTCCGAGGGCGACCTCTGCCCTTGGTCCCGCACCGCGGTGAACTGGGAGCGTCGGCATAAGCCCCCATCCAAGCCCGACGTCGTGTTTGAGGGTGGCAACCAGATGATTGACATCGTGAGTGCCGCAATTGGACCGCATGTCGACTTGTGCCTACTTACCACATCGTCTGACTCGGCCGCGCCGCTCACACTGACGGGGCAAACGAGCGCAGCTACCGCGGCAGTGGCAGGCCTTTGTGCCAAGTTACAGGCCGAGTACCCCATGCTCTGGCCCGAGACAATTCGCGGCCTCGTGATCCACTCGTGCGAGCACACAGAGGCAATGCGCGCCCGCGCCACCGCAGTCGCGCGACTGCGCGGATCCTACCAGCAGGCGATCTTAGAGAGGTTTGGATATGGCCGCCCCGACCGGCGGCGAGCGATGGAGAACGCCGAGGATGCACTGACGCTCATCACTCAATGCAGCCTACGCCCGCTAAGGCTAAATGACGACGGTAATCGCGCAATCCTTGGCCAAATGCGGTACCATACGCTACCCTAG
- a CDS encoding AAA family ATPase produces MANQAQLLSLVRSFAEGDKARFETVALQLAAEAAQRGNRKIADQIRLLIQDARDRAAGDIETRGGPIPVVRPKGELAGLVLASFPLTRLNNMVLNDDTLRRLRRIVDEHRNRSKLAAHGLKPRRKFLLVGPPGTGKTLTASALAGELSMPLFTILLDGVITKYMGETSSKIRLVFDAMKVTRGVYFFDEVDALASRRLLGNDVGEARRMLNSFLQMLDDDDSEALIIAATNHPELLDPALFRRFDSSIEYKLLPTERIREVFQKTLSVFDLSNVDWAEVQSSALGMSQAEMIRAADDAARVAVLNNGAQLTTTVLVEAVRDSRGATPP; encoded by the coding sequence TTGGCTAACCAAGCGCAATTGCTGTCCCTTGTGCGCTCGTTTGCGGAAGGAGACAAAGCGCGCTTTGAAACTGTAGCGCTTCAGCTCGCTGCTGAGGCTGCCCAGCGTGGCAACCGCAAGATAGCCGACCAAATCCGTTTGCTGATCCAGGACGCCCGTGATCGCGCCGCGGGCGACATCGAGACGCGGGGAGGTCCAATCCCCGTCGTTAGGCCGAAGGGCGAGCTCGCAGGTCTAGTGCTAGCCAGCTTCCCGCTTACGCGCCTCAACAACATGGTCCTTAACGACGACACGCTACGTCGCCTTCGAAGGATAGTGGACGAGCACAGAAATCGCTCGAAGCTCGCCGCTCACGGTTTGAAACCGCGCCGTAAGTTCCTCCTCGTCGGCCCCCCCGGCACAGGCAAGACTCTTACCGCTTCCGCCCTGGCAGGCGAACTGTCGATGCCTCTCTTCACTATTCTCCTGGACGGTGTGATTACAAAGTATATGGGCGAGACTTCATCCAAGATCCGTCTTGTGTTCGACGCAATGAAGGTGACCCGCGGCGTGTATTTCTTCGACGAGGTCGATGCGCTTGCTAGCAGGCGGTTGTTGGGGAACGACGTTGGGGAGGCTCGCAGGATGCTGAACTCGTTTCTCCAGATGCTAGACGACGATGATAGTGAGGCGCTAATAATCGCTGCCACCAACCACCCCGAGCTGCTAGATCCGGCTTTGTTTCGGCGTTTCGATAGCTCGATCGAATATAAGCTTTTACCTACCGAGAGAATCAGGGAGGTTTTTCAAAAGACTTTGTCCGTCTTCGACCTCTCGAATGTGGACTGGGCGGAGGTGCAGTCCAGCGCCTTGGGCATGAGCCAAGCAGAGATGATTCGCGCAGCGGATGACGCAGCACGCGTGGCCGTTCTCAACAATGGCGCCCAGCTCACTACCACCGTCCTAGTCGAGGCGGTTCGGGATTCAAGGGGCGCGACTCCCCCATAA
- a CDS encoding TOTE conflict system archaeo-eukaryotic primase domain-containing protein, translating to MTRRSTKPQEIRQESIVGDALTVSAASPGADKITLFRRLFAGRPDVFPVRWENRKTAKSGYAPACSNEWVRGICGKPRMKCGECPHKAFIPVTDDIIEKHLRGGKGVRASDSDFVAGVYPLLSDETCWFLAADFDEENWAADALAMLETCRARGVPAALERSRSGNGGHVWIFFSEPVPARTARQLGAAMLTETMERRPEIGFASYDRFFPSQDNMPAGGFGNLIALPLQRRARELGNSVFIDGDLRPYEDQWAFLAAMPRLSAEEAAGIVGDAEMRGRVLGVRMPVEEEEADEPWRMTPSRRPKAGSLGAPLPSNITIVVADQLYIDRTNLPPAMTARLIRLAAFQNPEFYRAQSMRFPTFGKPRIISCAELHPRHVGLPRGCLDDAIELIVSEGTKVELDDKRTIGNPLPSRVEFQGALDGPQIRAFDALAPHDYGVLAAATAFGKTVVAAALIAQRRRNALVLVHRRELLSQWVERLRTFLDIDPKDIGVIGGGRRKPTGIIDVALIQSLVRKGEVADLVADYGHLVVDECHHLSAASFELVARRAKARFVLGLSATVARKDGHHPIIFMQCGPVRHRVDARAQTVGRGISPRAKHRPTEFRLPKPLAAIERPPMPSVYAAIAQDESRNNLIFDDVLKALEAKRRPVVLTERRDHLDYLQGRFQRFVRNLVVLRGGMSAYERKAAEAALQVADGQERLILATGRYIGEGFDDPTLDTLFLTMPISWKGTLAQYVGRLHRQRAGKSEVLVVDYVDEQVPVLARMAAKRRLGYRALGYTIESCPMQGTLDLRTSENFH from the coding sequence TTGACCAGGCGCTCGACGAAACCGCAGGAAATTCGTCAAGAGAGCATCGTCGGGGATGCGTTGACGGTGAGCGCCGCGTCCCCAGGCGCCGACAAAATCACCTTATTCCGGCGCCTGTTCGCAGGTCGCCCCGACGTGTTCCCCGTCCGATGGGAAAACCGCAAGACCGCTAAGTCCGGCTATGCGCCGGCGTGCTCTAACGAGTGGGTCCGGGGGATTTGCGGTAAGCCCCGGATGAAATGCGGCGAGTGTCCCCATAAAGCCTTTATCCCGGTTACCGACGACATCATCGAGAAACATCTGCGTGGCGGCAAGGGCGTGCGTGCTTCCGACAGCGACTTCGTCGCCGGCGTTTATCCGCTGCTTTCGGACGAGACCTGTTGGTTTTTGGCCGCCGATTTCGATGAGGAAAATTGGGCGGCTGACGCATTGGCCATGCTCGAAACATGCCGCGCCAGGGGGGTGCCGGCTGCGCTTGAGCGTTCTCGATCCGGCAATGGCGGTCATGTCTGGATTTTCTTCTCCGAGCCGGTCCCTGCGCGCACAGCCAGGCAACTTGGCGCCGCAATGCTGACGGAGACGATGGAGCGCCGCCCCGAGATAGGGTTTGCTTCGTATGATCGGTTCTTTCCAAGCCAGGACAACATGCCGGCCGGCGGCTTCGGCAACCTGATCGCATTGCCTTTACAGCGTAGGGCGCGCGAGCTTGGCAACAGTGTTTTCATCGACGGGGATCTTCGGCCATATGAGGATCAGTGGGCCTTCCTGGCGGCGATGCCAAGGCTATCCGCCGAGGAGGCGGCGGGAATCGTTGGGGACGCCGAGATGCGAGGTCGCGTTCTCGGTGTCCGCATGCCAGTCGAGGAGGAGGAAGCGGATGAACCGTGGCGCATGACGCCCTCTCGACGTCCAAAGGCTGGTTCGCTCGGCGCGCCACTTCCGAGCAACATCACGATCGTCGTCGCCGATCAGCTCTATATTGACCGGACCAACTTGCCGCCAGCGATGACGGCACGGCTTATACGCTTGGCGGCCTTTCAAAATCCCGAGTTTTATCGGGCGCAATCCATGCGATTCCCGACATTTGGAAAGCCGCGGATCATCTCTTGCGCGGAGCTACATCCACGTCATGTGGGGTTGCCTCGAGGATGTCTTGACGACGCTATTGAGCTGATCGTCAGCGAGGGCACAAAGGTTGAGCTTGACGATAAGAGAACGATCGGTAATCCGCTTCCGAGCCGGGTGGAGTTCCAGGGAGCGCTGGACGGCCCGCAGATCAGGGCGTTCGATGCCTTGGCGCCGCATGACTATGGGGTGCTTGCGGCGGCCACCGCCTTCGGCAAGACGGTTGTGGCGGCGGCGCTCATTGCTCAACGGCGCCGGAATGCACTTGTTCTCGTGCATCGTCGAGAGTTGCTCAGCCAATGGGTCGAACGGCTTAGGACGTTCCTCGATATCGATCCCAAGGACATCGGCGTCATCGGGGGCGGACGCCGCAAGCCAACCGGTATCATCGACGTTGCACTGATTCAGAGCCTCGTACGGAAGGGCGAAGTAGCTGATCTGGTCGCGGACTACGGTCATCTTGTCGTTGACGAATGCCATCACCTCTCAGCGGCGAGCTTTGAGCTTGTGGCACGTCGGGCAAAGGCGCGATTTGTTCTTGGGCTGTCCGCGACCGTGGCGCGCAAGGATGGCCACCATCCGATTATCTTCATGCAGTGCGGACCGGTTCGACATCGCGTTGACGCGAGAGCGCAGACGGTTGGTCGAGGAATTTCGCCCCGCGCGAAACATCGGCCGACCGAATTTAGGTTGCCCAAACCTCTGGCGGCCATTGAGCGTCCTCCCATGCCATCGGTCTACGCTGCCATCGCGCAGGACGAGTCACGGAACAATCTGATCTTCGACGATGTGCTCAAGGCGTTGGAAGCGAAGCGGCGCCCCGTTGTGCTGACGGAGCGCAGGGACCATCTCGATTACCTCCAAGGCCGATTCCAGCGCTTCGTGCGCAATCTCGTAGTCCTTCGGGGCGGGATGTCTGCGTACGAACGCAAGGCGGCTGAGGCAGCCTTACAAGTAGCCGACGGCCAGGAACGGCTTATTCTTGCTACGGGACGATATATCGGCGAGGGTTTTGATGATCCGACGCTCGACACGCTCTTCCTCACGATGCCCATATCTTGGAAAGGCACGCTGGCTCAATATGTTGGTCGGCTTCACCGTCAGCGCGCTGGAAAGTCAGAGGTCCTGGTCGTCGACTATGTCGACGAGCAGGTCCCTGTTCTGGCGCGCATGGCTGCAAAGCGGCGGCTTGGGTATCGGGCGCTTGGCTACACCATTGAATCATGCCCGATGCAGGGCACGCTAGATCTCCGAACCTCGGAAAACTTTCACTAA
- a CDS encoding DEAD/DEAH box helicase: protein MKSKRQSLNSAPKRNKEPKLSRTHAPPNLSRLDWQRGLRRQFGREQAFGLENLGSEPFFSEFRVSNPVSKSSYRVVIRGLGPGGNFCSCPDYATSELGTCKHIEFTLARLEKKRGAKTAFARGYQPAFSELYLHNYGKRSVHFRAGTDCPSALRKAAAGLFDARQDGMLPDERLGELEHFMDLASKSGHELRAYDDALDFVAGRRDADRRVAKLAQLFPRGAADPKLRGLLKAPLYPYQAEGALFAVRAGRALIGDDMGLGKTIQAIAATEILARHFGVSKVLVVCPTSLKYQWQSEIMHFSGRKGENAARVINGGRAQRQRDYALDDFCKITNYEKLSPDLDLIAAWAPDLVIVDEAQRVKNWNTIAARALKRVDSPYAIVLTGTPLENKLEELISIVQFVDQHRLGPTWKLLHEHQVKDDAGRVTGYTGLEKIGQTLAPIMIRRRKSEVLKQLPSRTDQNLLVPMTEMQMLYHQENADVVARIVLRWRKTGFLSDKDQRRLTCALQNMRMSCNSTYLLDQDTDHGVKADELAALFEDLFAEPEAKAVVFSQWTRTHEIIIRRLERLGLGYISFHGGVPSEKRPALVERFRDDPACRVFLSTDAGSTGLNLQHASTLVNMDLPWNPAILEQRIARIHRMGQARPVRVINFVAKGTIEEGMLSVLAFKRSLSAGILDGGGGEISLGGSRLNRFMKDVENVTGRMGEGEAVTPAEEVRNIGAAGDAGSGEDANADLNIEAGEMTLIQADGAGASPREVGPNPWQALVQIGEQFVAALAATHDPSAPAHPWIERDPATGAQNLKMPLPPPETARQLADALSALADSLRAKIA from the coding sequence ATGAAGTCCAAGCGTCAAAGCCTGAATTCCGCACCCAAGCGGAACAAGGAACCCAAACTCTCGCGCACCCATGCTCCCCCCAATCTTTCGCGGTTGGATTGGCAACGCGGCTTGCGCCGTCAGTTCGGTCGTGAGCAGGCCTTCGGCCTTGAAAATCTCGGCAGCGAACCTTTTTTCTCGGAATTTAGGGTCAGCAATCCTGTTTCCAAATCCAGCTATCGCGTAGTGATTCGGGGCTTGGGGCCAGGCGGCAATTTCTGTTCCTGCCCGGATTATGCCACGAGCGAGCTGGGAACTTGCAAGCATATTGAATTCACGCTCGCCCGACTGGAGAAAAAGCGCGGCGCCAAGACGGCGTTTGCGCGCGGCTACCAGCCCGCCTTCTCCGAACTGTATCTGCACAATTACGGAAAACGCAGCGTGCATTTTAGGGCTGGAACGGATTGTCCGTCGGCCTTGAGGAAGGCGGCCGCCGGTTTATTCGACGCCCGCCAGGACGGGATGCTGCCCGACGAGCGCCTCGGCGAACTCGAACATTTCATGGATTTAGCGTCTAAGTCGGGTCACGAGTTGCGCGCCTATGACGACGCTCTTGATTTCGTCGCCGGACGGCGGGATGCGGACCGACGAGTCGCAAAGCTCGCTCAGTTGTTCCCGCGCGGCGCCGCCGACCCGAAGCTGCGGGGGCTACTGAAGGCGCCGCTCTATCCCTATCAGGCGGAGGGCGCGCTGTTTGCGGTCAGAGCCGGGCGGGCGCTGATCGGCGACGATATGGGACTAGGCAAGACGATACAGGCGATCGCCGCGACAGAAATACTGGCAAGGCATTTTGGCGTCTCAAAAGTGCTGGTGGTCTGCCCGACCTCGCTCAAATACCAGTGGCAAAGCGAGATCATGCATTTCTCTGGCCGAAAAGGCGAAAATGCGGCGCGCGTGATCAACGGCGGTCGAGCGCAACGGCAAAGGGACTACGCCCTCGATGATTTCTGCAAGATCACGAACTACGAGAAGCTCAGTCCCGATCTCGACCTGATCGCCGCCTGGGCACCCGATTTGGTGATTGTCGATGAAGCACAGAGGGTAAAAAACTGGAACACCATTGCGGCGCGCGCTTTGAAACGGGTCGATAGCCCATACGCCATCGTGCTCACGGGGACGCCGTTGGAAAACAAGCTGGAAGAGCTGATTTCAATTGTCCAGTTTGTCGATCAGCACCGACTTGGACCAACCTGGAAGCTGCTGCACGAGCATCAGGTCAAGGACGACGCCGGGCGCGTCACCGGCTATACCGGCCTCGAGAAAATCGGCCAAACGCTCGCGCCGATCATGATCCGTCGACGCAAGTCTGAAGTGCTGAAGCAGTTGCCTAGTCGCACTGACCAAAACTTGCTGGTGCCGATGACCGAGATGCAAATGCTCTATCATCAGGAAAACGCGGACGTGGTGGCGAGGATCGTCCTGCGCTGGCGGAAGACCGGATTCTTGTCCGACAAGGATCAGCGGCGGCTAACCTGCGCGCTGCAGAATATGCGCATGTCGTGCAACAGCACGTATCTTCTGGACCAGGACACCGATCATGGCGTCAAGGCTGACGAATTGGCGGCCCTGTTCGAGGACTTATTCGCCGAGCCCGAGGCCAAGGCGGTGGTGTTTTCGCAGTGGACCCGGACCCATGAGATTATCATCCGCCGCCTCGAAAGGCTTGGACTTGGTTATATCAGCTTCCACGGCGGTGTGCCGTCGGAAAAGCGACCGGCACTGGTTGAGCGGTTTCGTGACGACCCTGCCTGCCGCGTGTTCCTCTCCACCGATGCAGGCAGCACGGGCCTCAATCTGCAGCATGCGTCGACGTTGGTGAATATGGATTTGCCATGGAACCCGGCGATTCTCGAACAGCGCATCGCCCGAATTCATCGCATGGGCCAGGCCCGGCCTGTCCGAGTCATCAATTTTGTGGCGAAAGGGACCATCGAGGAGGGCATGCTTTCGGTATTGGCGTTCAAACGCTCTTTATCGGCGGGCATCCTTGACGGCGGCGGCGGCGAGATTTCACTCGGCGGGTCGCGGCTCAACCGTTTCATGAAGGACGTGGAGAATGTCACCGGGCGTATGGGTGAGGGCGAGGCCGTGACGCCGGCTGAGGAAGTAAGGAATATCGGCGCTGCCGGTGACGCCGGATCCGGGGAAGATGCAAATGCAGATTTGAACATTGAAGCTGGCGAAATGACGCTGATACAGGCTGATGGGGCCGGAGCATCACCGCGTGAGGTAGGTCCCAATCCATGGCAGGCCTTGGTGCAGATTGGTGAGCAGTTTGTTGCGGCTCTCGCGGCCACCCACGACCCCAGCGCTCCGGCGCATCCATGGATTGAGCGGGATCCAGCCACCGGTGCGCAAAACCTCAAAATGCCCCTGCCGCCGCCGGAAACCGCGAGACAACTCGCCGATGCGCTCTCGGCGCTCGCGGACAGCTTGCGGGCCAAAATTGCGTGA
- a CDS encoding response regulator transcription factor, with translation MKTEKKSRANSIGDLRKDQSSRKRCLIVEDDDDLRELLVDAMSGANYQSLGVAGVGEFQEIASAQPWDIAIIDVNLPDGSGYAVARALRQFKETRIIILTGRSALADRLESHAAGGDVHIVKPAHLAELLAVAKTLLARRDENSAADSGWLLENRTSSLRAPSGQKAKLTPREFAVLELLMGNPGLLVATKKLVEAASDHGDDLTSDALRMLLSRLRQRVLKVTGETLPVETIVGRGLIYRPSSG, from the coding sequence ATGAAAACGGAAAAAAAGTCGCGAGCCAATTCGATTGGAGACCTGCGAAAGGATCAGAGTTCCCGCAAGCGCTGCCTGATTGTAGAGGATGACGACGATCTCCGCGAACTGCTTGTTGACGCCATGTCTGGGGCCAATTACCAATCACTGGGAGTCGCAGGCGTTGGTGAGTTCCAGGAGATTGCCTCTGCGCAACCCTGGGATATCGCGATCATCGACGTCAATCTTCCGGATGGAAGCGGCTACGCCGTTGCGCGGGCGCTTCGTCAATTCAAAGAAACGAGAATAATCATCTTAACGGGTCGCTCTGCGCTCGCAGATCGCCTCGAAAGCCACGCTGCCGGCGGTGATGTACACATAGTGAAGCCGGCGCATTTGGCCGAGCTGCTAGCGGTCGCCAAGACCCTTCTCGCCCGCCGTGATGAAAATAGCGCCGCGGATTCAGGTTGGCTACTTGAGAACAGGACGAGTTCCCTAAGAGCGCCTTCCGGACAAAAAGCTAAGCTGACGCCAAGAGAATTCGCAGTGCTGGAATTGTTAATGGGAAATCCTGGGCTCCTCGTCGCTACAAAGAAACTCGTGGAGGCAGCTTCGGATCACGGCGACGACTTGACCTCAGACGCGCTCCGAATGTTATTGTCACGACTAAGGCAGCGGGTTCTGAAAGTGACGGGCGAAACCCTGCCGGTGGAGACCATCGTAGGCAGGGGATTGATCTACAGGCCTTCATCCGGCTGA